The following is a genomic window from Solidesulfovibrio sp..
TCGATGCCTTGGGGCTTGGCCGGGGTCGCGGCCGCCGGTGCGGCGGGTTCCTCGGGCGCGGCCGGCCCGGCCTGTCCCGGCGCGGGGATGACGATGGCCTTGCCGATCTGCAGGGAGCCGGGATGCAGCCCCGGATTGGCCTTGAGGATGGCCGCCGCCGGCACCTTGAAGCGCAGGGCCAGGACATTGATGGTGTCCCCGGACTTGATCACGTACCTGGTCGGGGCCGCGGCCAGCACGATGACCGGGGCGGGCTCGTTCGTGCGGGAAAAGCACGGGCCGGTGTCGGCAATGAACAAGCCAAGGACAAGCAATAGCACGATCGTGCCCACTCTCGCCGCATCACCACCCATCGCCACCTCCCCGTTGCCGCGAATGGTACACCAACGCCCGTGCCCGGATCACATTCGCCCAAAAGCTAGCATACGGGCCGGCGCATCGCCAAGCCCCCGATTGCGTGACGTTTTCGTTTCGCCGAGCCGCCCCTAGGCCCGACGCCTGGCCAGCAGCACGCCCGAACCGATGGGCACGACCACCCCGTCGAGGCGGGCATCGCCCAGGATCGCCTCCACCACGCCGGGAATCTCGTGGGCGTGGCTGATGACGTTGTCGGCGGTCAGTATCCCGCCGGGCACGAGCCGGTCCGTGACGCACCGGGCGCAGGCCAGCAGCACGTCGCGGTTGGCGTCGATGAAGGCGAAGGCCAGGGAGTCCATGGCGGCGAGCGCTTCCAGGGCGTCGCCGCGCACCAGGCGCACCACGTCGGCGGTGCCGGTGCGACCCAGGGTCTCCTCGGCCAGCACCAGCTTGTCCGGGTCGCGGTCGATGCTGGCCAGGACCCCGCCCCGGGCGCGGCAGGCCAGGGACAGCCACAGGGCGGAATAGCCGGCGCTGGTGCCCACCTCCACCAGGTCCCCGGCCGGGGCCGAGGCGGCCAGGAGGGCCAGGAACCGCCCGGTATCCGGGGAAACCTGGCGCAGGCGCCGGGCATGGGGCGTGCCGTCGACGCGGTCGGCGGCGTCGACGGCCTCCAGTTCGCGCATGCGCGCGGCCATGGTCTCGGAAATAGCCTCGAACACGGCACCACCTCCCTTATTGAAAGACGAATTCCTGGAAGTAGATGTTCTTCACCTTGCCCGGGCCGGCGTACTTGTCGAACAGGTCGAGCAGTTCCTTGCGCAGGGCCATCTTGCCGGCGTTGGTCAGGAGGTCCTCGGCCAGCTTGGCGGACAGCGTGAAGACCAGGTCCTGGCGGGCGTCGGGCAGCGTGATGCGCTCGGCCGCGGCGTTGTCCTCGCATTCGACGCGCAGGGCCAGGCGCAAAAAGCGGTAGCCC
Proteins encoded in this region:
- a CDS encoding class I SAM-dependent methyltransferase, which gives rise to MFEAISETMAARMRELEAVDAADRVDGTPHARRLRQVSPDTGRFLALLAASAPAGDLVEVGTSAGYSALWLSLACRARGGVLASIDRDPDKLVLAEETLGRTGTADVVRLVRGDALEALAAMDSLAFAFIDANRDVLLACARCVTDRLVPGGILTADNVISHAHEIPGVVEAILGDARLDGVVVPIGSGVLLARRRA
- a CDS encoding flagellar basal body-associated FliL family protein, coding for MLPSHWVKIGLMLLAFVLATPHLPAGLASSEGGHGGDAKKSEKKGDKKDAGKPENGAIVIGPLTVNILSNKGYRFLRLALRVECEDNAAAERITLPDARQDLVFTLSAKLAEDLLTNAGKMALRKELLDLFDKYAGPGKVKNIYFQEFVFQ